DNA sequence from the Pedobacter sp. W3I1 genome:
GCGAGAGGCAGGAGTGGAGATGAAGGATGGTAAAATAATCAGTATTAAAACTTTATCTGGAAAGATATTCAGAGCCAAAATGTTTATCGATGCCACCTACGAAGGGGATCTGATGGCTGCAGCAAAGGTGAATTATCATGTAGGGCGAGAAGCAAATGCGGTTTATCAGGAACAATGGAACGGTGTACAGGCCATGGTTTTTCAGCATTCACATTATTTTAAAAACAACATCGATCCCTATAAAAAACCTGGCGATAAAACGAGCGGTTTGTTGGCCGGTATTTCTAATGATCAACCTGGGCCAAACGGAACGGCAGACCATAAACTTCAGGCATATTGCTACCGGATGTGCCTTACCGATCGGCCGGAAAACAGAATCGAATTTCCAAAACCAGACCGCTACAATCCAATGGATTACGAATTACTTTTAAGGGTGTTTAATGCGGGTTGGAACGAACTTTTTAATAAATACGATCCCATTCCTAACCATAAAACAGATACCAATAACCATGGGCCATTTAGCACCGATTTTATTGGGATGAACTACGATTATCCGGAAGCCACCTATGCAAAGCGGAAAGAGATAATTAAGGCCCATGAAAATTATCAAAAAGGATTAATGTACTTTATGGCGAACGACCCCAGGATGCCGAAAGATATTCAACAGCAGGTTAAAAAATGGGGATTGGCGAAAGACGAATTTAAAGATAACGGAAACTGGCCTTATCAGATTTATGTCCGTGAGGCCAGGAGAATGGTCGGCGATTTCGTAATGACCGAGCATGAAGTGCTTGGCAAAAAAGAAGTACCCAATCCAATTGGGATGGGTTCTTACGCGTTAGATTCTCATAATGTTCAACGCTACGTTACGCCAGCGGGTTATGTGCAGAATGAAGGCGATATTGGTGTTAAAGCGCCAAAACCATATGGCATTTCTTATCAGGCCATCGTACCCAAGAGAACCGAATGTAAAAATTTATTGGTGCCGGTCTGTTTGTCATCGTCGCATATTGCCTATGGCTCTGTGCGGATGGAACCCGTATTCATGATCTTGGCCGAATCGGCGGCCACTGCTGCATCTTTAGCTATCGATCACAAAATCAATATTCAGGATGTAAAATACAATCAATTAAAAAACTTATTGTTAAATCAAAAACAGTGTTTAACTTTAACTCACTAAAACGATTTATTAAAATCATTTAAAGCACACAAAACCAAATTTCTCAGAACGAAACCTGATCAAACATGAAAAAAAAATTATCATTTGTCATTTTGCTACTGTTATTTGCAGTAAAACTTTTTAGTGCTCCGATAGAGTTGGTATCGCCCGATAAACGGATTAAAGTATCGGTAAATATTAAAGATAAAATTGGCTATGCGGTAACTTTTAATGGCGATCCTTTTTTGGCCAATTCATACTTACAGTTAAACTTAGATCAGGCAAAGCTGGGTGCCAATGCAAAGCTGTTAAAGAAAACGCTTTCTTCGGTTAACACCAGTTCGAATCCGATTGTTCCACTTAAAAACAGTACCGTAGTAAATCAGTATAATTTATTGCGATTGGACTTCAAAGGCGATTTTAGCGTGGAATTCAGGGCTTATAACGATGGCATTGCCTATCGTTTCATCACGAATAAAAAAGATTCGATCATTGTAAACAGCGAAGATGTGCACATCAATTTTAACGATGCAGTTAAAGCTGATTATTTAGAAACTGGTGGATTTAAAACTTCTTACGAAATTCTTTACCGTCAAAATGAACTCGGAAAAGTAAACAAGGATAAGATGAGTGTGCTGCCAATCCTATTTAATAATGGTAAGTATAAAGCCTTGTTATCAGAAGCTGATCTTTATGATTATCCATGTTTATTTGTTAAAGCGGTAGACGATAAAACCGTTGATGCTATTTTTCCTAAAGCACCTTTGGCTTTTGGAGAAGATGGCGACAGAAGCAAGAAAATTTTAAAAGAAGCCGATTATATTGCCAAAACAGCTGGTAAAAGATCATTTCCCTGGCGTTTTTTGGTCATTACCGATAAAGATACCCAGTTAGCAGCAAACCAAATGGTGTATAAACTGAGCACCCCTAACCAATTGCAGGATACCAAATGGATAAAACCTGGTCAGGTAACCTGGGAGTGGTGGCACAATGCCTACGTTTACGGGGTCGATTTTAAATCGGGTTATAACCAGGATACTTATAAATATTACATCGATTTTGCTTCGAAATTTGGGATTCCTTACATCATTATGGATGAAGGATGGGCGAAAACAACGCTTAATCCTTTTGAACCTAATCCAACCATTAACCTGCAAGAGTTAATTGCCTATGGTAAACAGAAAAATGTAAAAATTGTACTTTGGTTTACCTGGCTGGCAGTCGAAAATAACTTCAATATTTTCGAAACATTAGAAAAAATGGGGCATTGCTGGGGTCAAAATTGATTTTATGGATAGGAGCGATCAATGGATGGTGAACTATTATACCCGTGTAGCTAAAGAAGCCGCCAAACACCACATTTTAGTCGATTTCCACGGTGCATTTAAACCTGCAGGTTTAGAAGTTGCCTATCCAAATGTGCTTTCGTATGAGGGGGTTATCGGGATGGAACAAAATATTGGCGGTGGCCTGGCTACGCCAAACAACAATTTATTTCTTCCGTTTTTACGTAATGCAGTAGGACCTATGGATTACACGCCTGGTGCTATGCGTTCGGCACATAAAGAGGATTATAAGCCAAGTTGGGTAAATACAATGAGTATTGGTACAAGGGCACATCAATTGGCGATGTACATCGTGTTCGAAAGCGGTCTGCAAATGTTGGCTGATAATCCTTTTAATTATTTAAGAGAGCCAGAAACCACTTCGTTTATTACCAGTGTTCCGGTTACCTGGGATGAAACCAAAATTCTGGATGCAAGTGTTGGTGAATATATTGTTACGGCCAAACGCAAAGGCGAAAAATGGTTTGTTGGCGCGATGGGCAACGATCAAAAACATGATCTGAAAGTTGAAGCCAGTTTCCTGAAAGCAAACACAAACTACCAGATCACCCTGATCAAAGATGGCATCAATGCAGATTTTCAGGCGATGGATTTTAAACGTATCGTAAAACCAATTAAAGCTGGAGAAACGATCGATATCAATATGGTAAAAGATGGTGGTTTTGTTGCTGTAATTGAGCAGGTTAAATAATGAAATTAAATAAGGTAAATGCTCAAAAGTGTAATTAGTTTTTATGTTGTCGTCATTCTCGCGTATGCGGGAATCTTAAGCATATAAATTACTTTATAATGCATTACGATTTCCAATCAGGTTACCAATGACGGATTCTAAAATTGGCGTCATCTCGACCGAAGCAAATGCGCAGTGGAGAGATCTTTGGACTATGTTAAAAGATCTCTCCTCCAAAGGAGTTTCTTTGGAACACTGCGGAGATGACGATTTATCTTACCTGTCACCCAACTCCTTTGTTTTTTGCTAAAAAACTGACCTCTGGGAATGACGGATTCTCGATATTATCTAGCCACTTTTTTATTGGGACGAAGTAGCTACTATACTAGAGGATAGCGCTATCCTTTAGTATAGTAATAGCTTTTTGATACTTCGTATCTATAATTTTGCCAGACATAAAAAAGGCAAAAAAATGAAAATATTACATCTTATATCAAGCCCAAGGGGCGAAGCATCTTTCAGTACCAAATTGGGAAAGGTCATTGTAGAAAAATTGCAGGCAGCAAATCCTGACAGCACTTTAACTACACACGATCTTACCAATACGCCATTTCCACATTTGGAAGAGGTGCATATCAATTCTTTTTTTACACCGATAGAGCATCATACACCTGAATTTACAGCAGCAATAAAACATTCTAATGAGGCCATTGCAGAACTTAAAGATGCTGACGTAATCGTAATAGGCGCACCATTGTATAATTTTGGTATTCCCTCTACATTAAAATCATGGATTGATCATATCGCACGTGCAGGCCAAACATTCAGTTATTCTGAGAATGGCCCTGAAGGTTTAGTGAAAAACAAAAAAGTGTATCTGGCCATTTCTTCTGGTGGTGTATATTCGGAAGGACC
Encoded proteins:
- a CDS encoding glycoside hydrolase family 97 catalytic domain-containing protein — translated: MDRSDQWMVNYYTRVAKEAAKHHILVDFHGAFKPAGLEVAYPNVLSYEGVIGMEQNIGGGLATPNNNLFLPFLRNAVGPMDYTPGAMRSAHKEDYKPSWVNTMSIGTRAHQLAMYIVFESGLQMLADNPFNYLREPETTSFITSVPVTWDETKILDASVGEYIVTAKRKGEKWFVGAMGNDQKHDLKVEASFLKANTNYQITLIKDGINADFQAMDFKRIVKPIKAGETIDINMVKDGGFVAVIEQVK
- a CDS encoding FAD-dependent oxidoreductase, which produces MAYSQRKDGHHADIVIYGGTSAGVIAAVQATKMGKSVIVISPDVHLGGLSASGLGFTDTGDKSVIGGLARTFYQRVYQHYQQANAWNWQKKEEYGNKGQGTPAIDGKDRTMWIFEPHVAEQIMEDFVKENKLTVYRDEGLAREAGVEMKDGKIISIKTLSGKIFRAKMFIDATYEGDLMAAAKVNYHVGREANAVYQEQWNGVQAMVFQHSHYFKNNIDPYKKPGDKTSGLLAGISNDQPGPNGTADHKLQAYCYRMCLTDRPENRIEFPKPDRYNPMDYELLLRVFNAGWNELFNKYDPIPNHKTDTNNHGPFSTDFIGMNYDYPEATYAKRKEIIKAHENYQKGLMYFMANDPRMPKDIQQQVKKWGLAKDEFKDNGNWPYQIYVREARRMVGDFVMTEHEVLGKKEVPNPIGMGSYALDSHNVQRYVTPAGYVQNEGDIGVKAPKPYGISYQAIVPKRTECKNLLVPVCLSSSHIAYGSVRMEPVFMILAESAATAASLAIDHKINIQDVKYNQLKNLLLNQKQCLTLTH
- a CDS encoding glycoside hydrolase family 97 N-terminal domain-containing protein — translated: MKKKLSFVILLLLFAVKLFSAPIELVSPDKRIKVSVNIKDKIGYAVTFNGDPFLANSYLQLNLDQAKLGANAKLLKKTLSSVNTSSNPIVPLKNSTVVNQYNLLRLDFKGDFSVEFRAYNDGIAYRFITNKKDSIIVNSEDVHINFNDAVKADYLETGGFKTSYEILYRQNELGKVNKDKMSVLPILFNNGKYKALLSEADLYDYPCLFVKAVDDKTVDAIFPKAPLAFGEDGDRSKKILKEADYIAKTAGKRSFPWRFLVITDKDTQLAANQMVYKLSTPNQLQDTKWIKPGQVTWEWWHNAYVYGVDFKSGYNQDTYKYYIDFASKFGIPYIIMDEGWAKTTLNPFEPNPTINLQELIAYGKQKNVKIVLWFTWLAVENNFNIFETLEKMGHCWGQN
- a CDS encoding FMN-dependent NADH-azoreductase — its product is MKILHLISSPRGEASFSTKLGKVIVEKLQAANPDSTLTTHDLTNTPFPHLEEVHINSFFTPIEHHTPEFTAAIKHSNEAIAELKDADVIVIGAPLYNFGIPSTLKSWIDHIARAGQTFSYSENGPEGLVKNKKVYLAISSGGVYSEGPMKPYDFTESYLRSVLGFMGMTDITAYRAEGVSIPDLKDVALDKAIESIAI